One window of the Enterobacter huaxiensis genome contains the following:
- a CDS encoding DUF2778 domain-containing protein, translating into MALKGTMMLNGAVKGSGPIPLGKYWIVDRGTGGFFSGFKAKVQDQWNKVTSGVEFGRDDWFALYKDDWGIDDGTWIENVYRGLFRLHPGTVSEGCITIAHNSDYALIRNALISTERIQVPCMRSLMARGWVEVNESGYTNSCP; encoded by the coding sequence ATGGCCTTAAAAGGAACAATGATGCTTAACGGTGCTGTTAAAGGGTCGGGTCCAATTCCTCTTGGTAAATATTGGATTGTTGACAGAGGGACTGGAGGTTTCTTTTCAGGGTTTAAGGCTAAGGTTCAGGATCAGTGGAACAAGGTGACATCTGGTGTGGAATTTGGCCGTGATGATTGGTTTGCATTATACAAGGATGACTGGGGAATTGACGATGGTACCTGGATTGAAAACGTATACCGCGGATTGTTTCGGCTGCATCCGGGTACGGTATCTGAAGGATGTATAACAATTGCCCATAATTCTGATTATGCATTGATACGTAATGCTTTAATAAGTACGGAACGCATTCAGGTTCCCTGTATGCGTTCACTAATGGCACGCGGCTGGGTTGAGGTGAATGAAAGTGGCTATACCAACTCTTGCCCGTAA
- a CDS encoding DUF2058 domain-containing protein, with product MTKLTLQEQMLKAGLVSSKKVAKVQRTAKKSRVQAREAREAVEENKKAQIERDKLLSEQQKQAVLAKEFKAQVKQLIEMNRITVSRGNITFNFTDGNLIKKIDVDKQTQAQLINGRLAIARLVLNANGDCDYAIIPAVVADKIAQRDADSIVLNSALSQEEQDEDDPYADFKIPDDLMW from the coding sequence ATGACAAAACTCACCTTACAAGAGCAGATGCTGAAAGCGGGCTTAGTCAGCAGCAAGAAAGTGGCAAAAGTGCAGCGCACGGCAAAGAAATCACGCGTTCAGGCGCGTGAGGCCCGTGAAGCGGTCGAAGAGAACAAGAAGGCGCAGATCGAGCGCGACAAGCTGCTGAGCGAGCAGCAGAAGCAGGCCGTACTGGCGAAAGAGTTTAAAGCCCAGGTCAAGCAGCTGATTGAAATGAACCGCATTACCGTTTCAAGAGGCAACATCACCTTTAACTTCACTGACGGCAATCTGATTAAAAAGATCGACGTCGACAAGCAAACCCAGGCCCAGCTGATCAATGGCCGTCTGGCGATTGCGCGCCTGGTGCTCAATGCTAACGGCGACTGCGACTACGCGATCATTCCGGCGGTGGTGGCGGATAAAATTGCCCAGCGCGATGCCGACAGCATTGTGTTAAACAGCGCGCTAAGCCAGGAAGAGCAGGATGAAGACGATCCGTACGCGGACTTCAAAATCCCTGACGATTTGATGTGGTAA